From the Helianthus annuus cultivar XRQ/B chromosome 17, HanXRQr2.0-SUNRISE, whole genome shotgun sequence genome, the window CTATGAAAATGTATACCCTTTTAAACTTAAAACATTTGATAATCAAGAAAGAGTTTGTGAATTGAATCTGAATCATTTAAATTTTTTTGATACTATAACATCTGAAGTTCCTAACATGCCcgatgatgaagagggtacaagtGGTGCACATGATCCTGTTAGTGATGATCAGCAACCACTGCCGCCCTCTACATCAGCCCCTGTATCTGGTGTTGAGCCTGATCAACAAACAGAACAAGTTGGCAGTAGTAGTTTAGGTAACAGTGGTAGGGCAGAGGACACTTCTGGGTCAAATGATGACACCATCCAATCTGAGGGCACACAGTCTGTTAGACGTTCTTCTAGAAATGTTTCTATGCCAAAAAGGTTTGATCAGTATGTTGTTGAAGGTAGGGTTAAGTATGGTATAGAAAAATCTGTTAATTACTCAAATTTGTCTTTTGAAAATATGTGCTTTGTTTCAAATTTGAACAAAACTGTTGAACCTACATGTTTTAATGAGGCTGTTAAGGATCCTAGGTGGGTAGAGGCTATGAATAAGGAAATGGAAGCATTGTATAAAAATGGTACGTGGACATTGGTTAATTTGCCTAAAGATAGGAAAGCCATAGGTTGTAAATGGATTTACAAAGTTAAATATAAGTCTAATGGTGAAATTGAGAGGTTTAAGGCCAGATTAGTTGCTAAAGGTTTTAGTCAACGAGAAGGTCTTGACTTTGGGGAAACTTTTTCTCCAGTCGTCAAAATGGTAACTATTAGATGTGTCTTAAGCCTGGCTGTAAAAAATAACTGGCAAATCTATCAATTGGATGTTAATAATGCATTCCTCTGTGGGTCCATTTCTGAAGATGTTTATATGAAACTTCCACCTGGTTATTTTCCTGAAAGTGAGACTCGTGTGTGCAAATTAGTTAAGTCTTTATATGGGCTTAAACAAGCCCCGAGGAAGTGGAATGAGAAACTATATGATGTATTACTTAAAATGGGTTTTGTTCAGAGTTTATGTGATCACTCTATGTATGTTATGTCTGTTAAATCTGTGTTTGTTGTTTTACttgtctatgttgatgatataattGTTACGGGTAATTCTGAAGTGGATATCATTAGAGTTAAGTCTGTTTTAAGTGACAATTTCCAGATAAAAGACTTGGGTGtcttaaagttttttttttgggaatTGAGGTTTTGTATGTTGAGAATGGTATTTGCTTGAATCAACGTAAATAATGTCTAGAATTACTTAATGAATTTGGGTATTTAGGTGTTAAGCCGGTTAATACTCCTATAGAACAGAGTCATGTTATTAGTAACAAGTTAAGTCAAAATCAGGCTATGGTAAAAGATGTTACAAACTTTCAAAAACTGATTGGCAAACTGATATATCTGTCTATTACTAGACCTGATATAAGTTATGTCGTTCAGTTTTTTAAGCCAATTTATGCATTCTCCACAAGAGTGCCATTTGCAAATTGCATTACGGTTACTTAAGTATTTGAAACAATCCCCTGGAAAAGGGATTTTGTTTAAAAAGGAAAATGACCTTGTTCTAAAAGGGTTTGTTGATTCGGACTGGGCTAAGTGCTTAGCATCTAGAAAATCTGTGACTGGGTTTGGTATCTTCCTGGGTAATTCTGTTGTGTCTTGGAAATCAAAAAAACAAAGTGTTGTTGCGAGATCTACCGCTGAAGCGGAGTATAGAGCTATGTGCTCCGCATCTTGTGAAGTTATGTGGATCTTAAATGTGTTAAAAGAGTTATGTGTTGAATGTAAGTTACCAGTCAAATTGTTTTGTGATAGTCAGTCTGCAATTTCTATTGCGTTTAATCCGGTCTTTCATGAACGGACTAAACATTTTGAGCTTGATCTGcattttttgagagaaaaaatCGCAGCTGGAATTGTAGTTCCAGAAAAGGTAACTTCTGAAGATCAGTTAGCTGATTTGTTCACCAAAGGGTTGAATGGGTCTCAACATGAAATTTTGTGTGAAAAGTTAGGTATGTTGGACTTATTCACTGTATGAATTATGGGGGGATGTTAAAATATGTTGGGGTGTGGGCTCTAATTCTCTAATTCTCTAATTCATACAGTTTATCTCTATTTATTGGGCTTCTACTATACTGCCATACTGGGCCTTGGGTCTGTTATTGTCAAGATATTTGTTACAACTGATTTCGTTCCAAAGTTATCATTCAGGATATGTGCAGGGGGCATATATGAAATGTTTCAGGGGCTCCGATCGTCTATGCATATAATTGTGGACTAAAGTGTAACTTTGGCAGTTACATCATATAAAAGCATCAGTTGTGCATAGCTAGGGTTTCCAGATCATTCTATCTCTCACTTGTTACGCACATTCAAAGCTCGTTATTCTCTGGATTGTTCAAGTTCTGGAATGCTACTGTTGAAGAATATATAGAGATCTTGAAGATCTGTTGCAGATCTATTTTAGTTGTACATTTGTTTTGTTAGATCCTGTGGATCTTAGTCGATTTCGGTTGTATCGTTCCAGTTAATCAACTGATTTATCATCAGTTAATTACTTGTTCTTGTATTGTTCATAGATCTTACATTTTGTAAGATCAAGGGAGGTTTGGGTGTTTTTCTGGGTTGGTCAACTAATAAAATTTTACATCACAGTTTTGCCGCTATTTCTGGTGTTATTGTTTGTTTGTTCTTGTGAATACCTGTACATACcatttttacatggtatcagagcttaatCGCTCCTGATCTGTTGTTTCCGCTGTTCGTTACTGATTTGTTTGTTATTGTTGTGTTTAGGTTCGCTCCTGATGTTCTAGGGCTTGCGAATCTCTCTGGTGTTGGTTTAGATCGACTTGATCTTGGGAGTATTTGTTCCGATCTGTGCACTGAAACCCTAACTTAGGGTTTCCTGTTTCGTGTGAGGGTTCTGTATTCTGCTGGATTTTCACGCTGCGTTGGTCTCTAAAACCCTTGAAGGTTTTAGGGCAAACTAACCAGTTGTGATATTTGGATTTCTGCATATCAGATTTTGTAGTTCTTGAAAACTACAGATCTGATATCTGTTGAAGAAAATTGCACCCTCTGTAAGATCGTTCTGCTCTATCTTGTTCATTTCTGTTTTTGaatagttgaagtcggggtagtgaggaccggcacatATTCTTGTTGTTTGTGTTTCTTATTTGCTGATCAGTGCTTGTCTAAGTGATTTTTTTGTGTATTGTTATTTGTGTTGGTGTTGTTATTATGTATTTTTGTCTAGTCTGTTTTTGGTTGGTATTCTTGCTTGCACTTGTTAATTTTGGGAAAAAAAGTGCTATATTAATTTTCTTAATACTTTTTAGGGAAAAAAACATGTAAGTGAACCGTACTAAAAAAcatgcccttaggccttaacgaaattgagtattgggctcactaaaggtctaaacctaataccaatgggctaataactaatataaaccataaaaatagttttgtaagtggacctatgttggtgtttgtatgggtataccctattaatttattttttacatatacatatcggattTTTTTAGAATACCATGCccttcgaaatatcgggccctgaccggtggtcctccccgcccaccctcagGGCCAGCCATGCTAATATTTTACTAATTTACTCACTTGTGTTTCCTTAGTACATTTTATGTTTTGATGTTTTAGATTCCTTGTGAAGTGTTGTATATTTCTAGTATACTTTCCATGTTGATGGTATTGGAGCCGGAGGTCTCCCTAAAAGCTGAACCATACTATAAGATTTGACTATATTTTTTTTAGATATTTAATAGTATAACTAACATTAACCCACAAACACCATTAACACACTAAACATAACGGGTGGAATTAGCTTGCATTAAAGATAATATCACCTAATCTTACGAAAGACTCCAACGTTCACAAAATTCAGCGACTCGACTTAATCAAATCAACATGTGCATGGGCTTAAACAACTCATGCTAGACAGAACATGGGCTAAAGCCCATTATTAAAACTGACCCAAAACCAAAAGACCTATTACACATAAAACAACAGTTTGTTCTACGTTACTCTTTTGTTGTTGTTGGCAACCTAGCATTCATTCCTCCTTACACCAATTGTCGCAGTGCATGTTACACATAAAGTCTGTCTTCCAACACGTTTCAGCGCCCCAATCTTCATAGCAGCAATACGTTTTTGCAAGAATATCACCACTATTTTGTCTTATTAGTTGTTTTGTCTCCTTGATCTCACTTCTGCTTCctataaacaaacaaagaactAGTATCAATTCTCATAACATATAATGTTTGCATTTATATTTGTTTTATGCTAAGACCGTCCGTAATGGGCGTCTTCCCCCAAACACGCCCAAACATGCCCGTCCCCCACCCCCATGGCGTTTTCCGACGTGATTTAACCCCCCCCCTTCCGGCGTGCTTTAAAACACGCTCAAATGTCCCTCTCTTCAAAGTGTTTGGCCAATGAGTTTTTTCCATGTCAAATACAATTaactttaaattaaaaaaaaacaagaaaacaataaTTGAGTAATCATTGATGGGGCATTATCCCACTACGTCCATTTGTGAAAAACGCCCATAATGCCCCTtagctgactgggatgacacatGTCGCACAATGCCGGGGGGCATTATTCATGTGTAGCAGTACACATGGTCTAATAATTGTTAAAGAATTAATGCATGCTACTTGTGCTATTAATAAACCCCTTTTTGTCTGTATTGACACCATGTATACTGtgatatacgacccgtataatcTTATGTGACCAACAAAAAAAAGGTATACCTATACGACCGACAAAAGATGGGTATTTAACCCGCATAATCCCTTGCGATTGACAAAAAACGGGTATCGTATACACAACGGATAAAAAACAAGTATACAACCTGTATGGGCGTGTACGGCCGACAAAAAAATTCCATGACGGGCATACTAATCCCATACGTGTCGTATGCCCGTCAGAGTGTCAAAATAGACTTTGGTGTGCAGGATTAGGCGTAGCCTTATAGTAACAATAATTTTACGAGAATGATCTCCCTTCTCAGACACGATTTGACTCCCCTCAAAGAAGAACTTGTCGTACAATATCtacaaaaataaaagaaatgaGCTACAGATTCACACATTATGCATCAAATTACTTCACTTACAGCAGCGTAGGAAGATGCATAAATCTGTGAAACCAAACAACCAATGATAAGAAAACAACAAAACTGCAAAGAACGCATTTTCCTTAATTATCAAAATCTAGTGGATTTGTTGAGTTAGAGAAGAAGATTTTGAGTCCATATATAGATGGATCCGGAGAAGAGTTGTGTTGAGCCAGCCAATTAGCATTTGACACGTAGGATGTTAGTAAATAACAAATGTTACACTTTCGATATTCACATTATCTATCTATATGTACCTCCTTATCAGTTTGTCCACATGGCATTGTCTTCCTATGCCAAAACTAGATTTTTTAGATTTCTTTGACATGCTGTTATGTTATCCATCAAATGGTTCAATCATTCTTTTAACGTGATGAAAGACCCCATGTTGTTGGGTATCAATCAAGAAAGAAGACGAAATCTGATAGGAACCGTAGAAAGAAACAGTATAATTGCAGTGGTTTTTATACTGGTTTCATACGAGGTATGCCCACCATGAAGTGTATTTTTATCTTCCATACAttttattttgggaaaattatgaaAATGTTGGTTGACCAAGAGGGTTTTCAATTTTGTCACTCTCGTTCTTGGAAGGACCACTGAGCATGGGATGAGTCGGCGTATCATGTTGAAGAGTCCATGTATCACGCTCCTCCGGAAGAGTACACCGACGCTTCGGAAGAGTCCACCGACGCTCAGCTTCCAAGGACATGGACGCATCAACATAACATGCGGACTCTACCGAAGCTCAGTGGTCCTTCCAAGGACACAGAAGagtaacaaaattgaaaatgctCTTAGTCAACCAACACTTTCGTAATTTCCCTTTACTTTTTGCTAGTCAGTTCTCAAAGACGCAACCGCTTGGCCAACACACTCTTAGACTATCCTCAACGCATTGGATCCTTCCTCTCCATCCTTATCTCCTGCCCAATGCCACCTAAGCTGCCCAACCATTCTCCCTCTCCTCTGCAACGGACACAAGAATAGTGGGTCCCATCTCTCCTCTCACAACACCCTCCTCCTCTGCAACAGGTCACGTCCTTAGCTTCAGATTTTCCCCCTCTCTCTCATCCCTCTCTCATCCCCCTCTCATCCAGGTCATCCATCCACATCATCAAGGACATAAACGGATCTGGGTTTTTCTCTTGCGTTGGAGATAGCCTTATTAATTTAAAAAGATAACCAAAATAGTGGGacccatttaaaaaaaacaaattttatcaataaaaattTGTGGCCCCATCTGACAAACCTAAACCATACCGATCTTCTTTGTTCATCATGTCGTTTAGGCCGGAGGGTGTGGGGCGCCACCCCCGCCATGTCACCTTCTATAGTGCCCCGGGGCGCTATCACACTACACCCTCCATTTAAGAGGGGGGCGCTATACACACTTCGCCACCATGGTAACGGTAGAATTTAAGGGTTCAGGTGGGGCCCACTACTTTTAAACCaatgattattttttttaaattttgtttaataggggctCTATCCACACCATGCAAATTAAAGAGGGTTCCATGGCTGAGGTGGATCCTAGGTGGCGTTGACGTGgcctgataaagcccctagggggctccaaccacaccctcTAGCCTTACTACCCTATTGCCACCGGCACCTAACAACTGCACCTGCATAGATTTCGGTTGGCCCTCTTCAACAAGCACCTTTATTTCACCACCAAAATGGAACGAAGCCACCACTTAAGCACCACCTAGATTTGTTCATGGTTCGTTTTACATCCGCGCAACACCCAAAAGCATCGTCTATTTGGTTTCGcaagcgtttttttttttttaactttcgaTTGGTCGCTTTGATAAAATTGACAACTAGAGTGAATGCTTTGGTTTATGGTTTATACCGAGAGctagttttaaataaaaaattggaCCGGACGGTAAAATTTGGCTATTCGATTTTTtagatatatagttttttaaCTACAAATGTTATCAATAATCCTTAAATATTTGTTTTGCCTTGGTTTAAACCTGAGATCTTCTCTTCAGTAATTCTTTTTGAACGACAATTTCTTTTAATCCATGTTATCTGTGgaacttgaacccaagacctcctcCCAAAACTCAGTGATTAAAGGTTTTGCGTTCGTAATAGACCACCACCACATTGGTATTATACACGTATTAGCTTATATTAGCTTAATGCAAAGTAAAATTTGGCCAAGACATTAAGGCTTGAAGAGagttaattgcaattttacctccttgggtttaggccaattggcactcttacccccctaacgaaataattgcaattttaccccccaacgttcGTTGTTATGTCGTAAGTTTACCCCCGCTGTCTAATTCTGTTTAAAGTCAACATAAGTTATTAACGGTCGAAGGGTATAATAGTCTTTTCCACACTAGTTTTATATCTTACTCAACATAACACCCTAATATATCACACTCGCTGCAATCTTACCCCCCACCCATCCCACCTTCATCTTCTTCCCCATTCTTAACACATCTTTAACTTTCAGATGATTTATGAGGTCCACCCCTAATCTTCTTCCTCCTTTCACCACTCACCAcctgtaggaaccgttcgcgtaattaaataaaataaaacaaattttattaataTGATTACAATACATAAATTAGAAAGCTAAAATACTAGTACgaatacaactgaaataaaccaaaatacaagaaaggagtagaagcagaGTGGCTGAGTCACGTggtcaacacgcttcccttaaaacaaattccgagtctcccaagagtactcgttttgtttcccagggtacaacagccggagcagtagtactgccggagttcgcctacaacccgaaggttaccttgaaagcTGCAAGAAAATTCTGGAGAGAAAGTTTAGATTGCTGTTGTGTTACTGGTGTCCTTCTGaagtgggtatggagctgtatttatacagctcctaggttgaaacagtcaaaatgaattaaatgagagatttaaattgcattaaacgtcttcaatgcaatttaatacgtcatttaattctcagtcaaagcctattaactcgtcagttacgaagctggactgaaactgccctgtcattcaatgctggaagcttctgcgcgcgcgcgcgcccatgcgcggtgcggcatcttggctcactgccgtgcgcggtgcgccacgtcacctgtgagtctatacgtgcgcgccacacagtcgcgccgtattggctcactctggtgcgccgcacACGGCACAGCAgaacccatgcaccatgcgcccaaccgcgcgcctcgtgtacccgcgcgcgcatgcgcatgactgccacgtcatgcgccgcatcacctaccacttggtccttgcaacccttgtgcttcaccacgcgcgcgcggtcaaaaatacaaaggcggctcgcggcgatgcgagcgtgcgaagtgcaaagtgcgccatcaaagcgccacattgcgcctcatcgcccacgccacgcgcgcgcgcgcgagcgtgtgcgagtgcgagttagggtgctccgcacccttcgcgaggacactagtgtgtgcttccatgaaacaataaggatggagagttccaccttaaatacccatttaagttccatctctcctcctatgtgggacaaggtgctacttttcctttagtttcaacattgaatgttccaaacacccaactttgagcatcgatatctcattcatcttagctcggttttggacgtggtttagttcgttgcgaagctcttccaacatagaacacaaacccacaaataaatacataaaacccgctcattttattatatttatttctagtccaaaataggaaaaaatcattttcctatatttgtgaaaaatgctattttcacctatttttccaacaatcccccacatgaaaaatgctattttcatcaaatttccaacaatcccccacatgtatggaaatggatcttttccttacacttttcaaagataaacttcgacagttgagtattgcaagataggtaggttgaagcctttgaaccttcttttgtgaagcgcacttagcttactagcggtgtgtagacgcgatgtccttgaacatacccccatttgtgtaaacgacaatacacttcacacaatactctccctggtttggccaactcctcattgtcgtgtcctattatggtcctggaacagtagcctggttctgcgagagctctaggatttgcgcaccccacaaatccatttgaagcgaccccacttctctctaacataggtgattcccatgaatcattaaaagcatcctggttatttgatttcccgaaatcattaaccttaatatgcttaacctcacttcatgtcactgattggaatggactaggaagtatatgtaactcccttttatttagtttggggtactcccccacagtgaccccgtttttggtaatatgattaagttgtcctattgaacttagatcttgggatctccagtcaactaagttaggtttccctcatattcccatttaccacgggctttagtcccattcctcttgacgacgtttctactaactctctgcttaagccttttgtaaacgggtccgcaatgttatccgctgatctcacataatcaattgtgataacacccgttgagagtagttgtcgtatcgtgttatgtctacgtcgcatatgccttgatctgccattgtacatcaagctttgagctctaccaatcgctgattggctatcacaatgtacacatatggctggcaaaggctttggccatcttggaatatcttccacgaattgacgtagccattccgcctcctcgcctgacttatccaaggcgataaattcagattccattgtggatctcgctatgaccgtttgcttagaagacttccaagcaatagcagctcctccaagtgtaaacacgtaaccacttgtggatttggaatctttattatccgatatccagtttgcatcagtgtatccttcgatcactgctggttgtcgggtataatgcagtccatagtctcttgtgtatcgtatgtatctaagcaccctcgtgatagccttccaatgatccgcgcacggattgctggtgtatctacttagcctactcaccgcgtaagccaagtcgggtctagtacatgtcattagatacattagactacctataattcttgaatactctaactgagcaactccatctcctttattcttcttgagatgttgggaggtatcaactggagttcgagcgacactcgtatctcccgagttgaatttttcaagaattttatccacatagtgagattgacttaacacaagaccttcttgggttcttatgatctttactccaagaatcacatccgctaaacccatgtctttcatgtcaaatctcgctttcaacatgcttttagtagctttgataattttatcattactcccaatgataagcatatcgtctacataaaggcataagatgacataaccttcatttgtgtctttgaaataaacacatttgtcgcactcatttattttgaaaccattgtcaatcatgacatgatcaaacttttggtgccattgttttggtgcttgcttcaagccatacaaagacttgacgagtttacatactttaccctcttgacctggggcggagaaaccttcaggttgctccatgtaaatttcttcttctaaatcgccat encodes:
- the LOC110889399 gene encoding uncharacterized protein LOC110889399 codes for the protein MRSLQFCCFLIIGCLVSQIYASSYAAILYDKFFFEGSQIVSEKGDHSRSRSEIKETKQLIRQNSGDILAKTYCCYEDWGAETCWKTDFMCNMHCDNWCKEE